The Triticum aestivum cultivar Chinese Spring chromosome 3A, IWGSC CS RefSeq v2.1, whole genome shotgun sequence genome includes a region encoding these proteins:
- the LOC123063674 gene encoding protein ALTERED PHOSPHATE STARVATION RESPONSE 1 isoform X2 has protein sequence MARLVRELEGTGLLVERVRGVSAEFIKNYEGLKQEHDKKVGLLTKQEVRGVDYLKMEKNMMEMESLESKMLVATQSIDTTTSEIIRLRESELFPQLLELVAGGDRC, from the exons ATGGCGCGCTTGGTGCGCGAGCTCGAGGGCACCGGCCTGCTCGTCGAGCGCGTCCGCGGCGTCTCCGCCGAGTTCATCAAG AACTACGAGGGGCTTAAGCAGGAGCATGATAAGAAGGTGGGGCTGCTGACGAAGCAGGAGGTGAGGGGTGTGGACTacctcaagatggagaagaacATGATGGAGATGGAGAGCCTCGAGTCCAAGATGCTGGTGGCCACCCAGTCCATCGACACCACCACCTCCGAGATCATCAGGCTCAGAGAATCAGAGCTATTCCCTCAGCTACTTGAGCTGGTTGCTGG
- the LOC123063674 gene encoding uncharacterized protein isoform X1 → MFHRLSLSNHEMSALFYSFKDTNLCASLVVDRNSAYMALQSQFCPFIVSKLTTYYYVTLPLTAQSSGQNYEGLKQEHDKKVGLLTKQEVRGVDYLKMEKNMMEMESLESKMLVATQSIDTTTSEIIRLRESELFPQLLELVAGGDRC, encoded by the coding sequence ATGTTTCATCGTCTTTCACTAAGTAATCATGAAATGTCAGCTTTATTTTACAGCTTTAAAGATACAAATCTTTGTGCTTCTTTGGTTGTAGATAGGAATAGTGCATACATGGCTTTGCAGAGTCAATTTTGCCCTTTTATCGTATCAAAACTTACCACATACTATTATGTGACGCTTCCGCTAACCGCACAATCGAGTGGGCAGAACTACGAGGGGCTTAAGCAGGAGCATGATAAGAAGGTGGGGCTGCTGACGAAGCAGGAGGTGAGGGGTGTGGACTacctcaagatggagaagaacATGATGGAGATGGAGAGCCTCGAGTCCAAGATGCTGGTGGCCACCCAGTCCATCGACACCACCACCTCCGAGATCATCAGGCTCAGAGAATCAGAGCTATTCCCTCAGCTACTTGAGCTGGTTGCTGG